Proteins from a single region of Euwallacea similis isolate ESF13 chromosome 21, ESF131.1, whole genome shotgun sequence:
- the LOC136415943 gene encoding uncharacterized protein: MSVEKINEYYNFILPTVLHAGKVLLEAKDVKGETKNGVDWDWVTAFDSKIEDLLNNKIRETYPEHQFIGEESTTGDVSLTDDPTWIIDPIDGTENFIKKMRLSCISVGMTINKEQVFGIVYNPYMDELFTAIKGQGAYLNGERIFVSTQKDHTQSFFNYEVSMARVGDYFYNLYMFRLKHLISKIMSFRCLGSAALGLCYVACGRTDAYQCDGLYTWDAAAGTLIVREAGGYVVDSSGKAFDLLKPNFLATSTKELADQYLEIEREADIEMQNSVKSNKIFTP, translated from the exons AtgagtgttgaaaaaataaacgaatatTACAATTTCATTCTACCGACGGTATTACATGCAGGAAAG GTTCTCTTAGAGGCTAAAGATGTCAAAGGAGAGACTAAAAACGGTGTTGATTGGGATTGGGTTACTGCATTCGATTCAAAAATAGAAGATCTACTTAACAATAAGATTAGAGAAACATATCCCGAGCACCA ATTTATAGGTGAAGAATCTACAACAGGAGACGTCAGTCTGACCGACGACCCAACATGGATAATCGATCCCATAGATGGTACcgaaaacttcataaaaaaaatgcgaCTATCTTGTATATCTGTGGGAATGACTATTAACAAAGAGCAAGTATTTGGTATAGTATATAATCCTTATATGGATGAGCTGTTCACTGCAATCAAAGGGCAGGGAGCTTATTTAAATGGAGAGAGAATCTTTGTTAGTACCcaaaaag ACCACACCCAatcctttttcaattatgaaGTCAGTATGGCCAGAGTTGGAGACTATTTTTACAATCTTTATATGTTCAGATTGAAACATTTGATATCCAAGATAATGAG ttttagatGTTTGGGATCTGCAGCTTTAGGGTTATGCTACGTTGCCTGTGGGAGAACAGACGCCTACCAATGTGATGGATTGTATACCTGGGACGCTGCAGCCGGAACCTTAATAGTTAGAGAGGCTGGAGGATATGTGGTGGACTCATCTG gaaAAGCTTTTGATCTCTTGAAACCAAACTTTTTGGCAACGTCAACTAAGGAGTTGGCCGATCAATATTTGGAGATCGAACGTGAAGCCGATATTGAAATGCAAAATAGTGTaaagagtaataaaatatttacacctTGA
- the LOC136415941 gene encoding uncharacterized protein, translating into MTESEIQSYLDFVLPLVLTSGKELLTVDDINIETKNGNSWDLVTMYDRRIEDLLIDKLKQKYTDHNFIGEEESSAKKNIATLTDRPTWIIDPIDGTANFVKSMPLSCISVGLTIHKEQVLGIVYNPYMNELYTALKGKGAFLNGRRIYTSGETELKRCLFDYELSLAIQNEQLRDLYLNRLHYIISKISGIRTYGSAALGLCYVACGRVDAYQCDGLFPWDAAAGSLIVREAGGYITDTSGKEFDLMKPNFLATATEILAGQFMKIERMADSLLYKNKESKFIVDECKFNGQKAK; encoded by the exons ATGACCGAAAGTGAGATTCAGAGTTACTTGGACTTCGTTTTGCCTCTAGTTCTGACATCGGGGAAG GAATTGTTAACTGTAGACGACATAAACATCGAGACCAAAAATGGAAACTCATGGGATTTGGTCACCATGTATGATAGGAGGATAGAAGATCTGCTTATTGATAAACTTAAGCAGAAGTATACAGATCACAA CTTTATAGGAGAGGAAGAGTCATCGGCCAAGAAAAACATCGCAACCCTCACAGATCGCCCTACTTGGATCATAGATCCCATAGACGGAACGGCAAACTTCGTCAAATCCATGCCCTTAAGCTGCATCTCAGTGGGCCTCACCATCCACAAAGAACAAGTACTTGGGATTGTGTATAATCCTTACATGAACGAACTCTACACAGCCCTAAAGGGCAAAGGGGCATTTTTAAACGGTCGCCGCATTTACACTAGTGGAGAAACTG AGCTGAAGAGGTGCTTATTTGACTATGAGCTGTCCTTAGCGATTCAAAATGAGCAGCTGAGGGATTTATATTTGAACAGATTGCACTACATTATCAGCAAAATTTCGGG AATTCGTACGTATGGGTCGGCAGCTTTAGGATTATGCTACGTGGCTTGTGGAAGAGTTGATGCTTATCAGTGTGATGGATTGTTTCCATGGGATGCTGCAGCTGGTAGTTTAATAGTCAGAGAAGCCGGAGGGTACATCACAGACACTTCCGGAAAAGAGTTCGATTTAATGAAACCCAACTTTCTCGCCACGGCCACAGAGATTTTAGCTGGACAATTTATGAAGATAGAAAGGATGGCTGATAGCTTGCTATATAAAAATAAGGAGAGCAAGTTTATAGTGGATGAATGCAAATTTAACGGACAAAAAGCGAAATGA
- the S6kII gene encoding ribosomal protein S6 kinase 2 beta isoform X1: protein MPLANNGELWQIQHNETESQSGDTDEAGGGEDGLGDSSEKEHEIEVDEVVRDGHERATPSQFILLKVLGQGSFGKVFLVRKIVGKDAGTLYAMKVLKKATLKVKDRHRTRMERNILVDVEHPFIVKVHYAFQTEGKLYLILDFLRGGDLFTRLSKEVMFTEEDAKFYLAELALALNHLHTVGIIYRDLKPENILLDVDGHIALTDFGLCKLPLAEGVTYSFCGTVEYMAPEIVNRNGHSYAADWWSFGVLMYEMLTGGLPFQGQDRKQTLTQILKAKLSMPSNLSPEAQSLLRALFKRNPANRLGAGAGGVEGLKRHEFFATIDFEALLAKKIKPPFQPAVCGPEDAYFDAEYTCKTPKDSPGLPLGAETYELFRGFSYVAPCLLENGTLYKKSMETPMKSFGTNYGNFFEDYILTDFLGAGSYSVCKLGEHKATGQKFAIKIIDKSLCDCREEVEILHRYGNHPGVVTLKTVYEESTKVYLVLQLLKGGNLLDYLIKKGRLSERESAVILKTLATAVAYLHENGVLHRDLKPANILLASSDAPDSVKIADMGFAKQLRADNGMLMTPCYTKNFVAPEVLKRQGYDAACDIWSLGVIFYIMLCGWSPFSIAPGDSPQVILKRIYSGKLDSNDRWKLLSDEARTLVSQMLHIAPDRRPTASQLVQHPWLNAQVEEYYAQKSSNQLKPLNTSVENNAHVAVPHLKETVEATFRAIATSPEVAHLGPVAMSELARRRFRDKALRAQAPQPT from the exons ATGCCGCTTGCAAATAACGGAGAATTGTGGCAAATTCAACATAACGAAACCGAG tcaCAGTCTGGAGACACTGATGAAGCAGGAGGAGGTGAAGATGGTCTAGGTGATTCAAGTGAGAAGGAGCATGAAATTGAAGTAGATGAG GTTGTTCGAGATGGCCATGAAAGAGCAACCCCATCTCAGTTTATCCTTCTTAAAGTCCTTGGACAGGGTTCCTTTGGGAAAGTTTTTTTAGTACGTAAAATTGTGGGTAAAGATGCAGGGACATTGTATGCTATGAAAGTATTGAAGAAAGCCACCCTCAAG GTGAAAGACAGGCACCGCACCAGAAtggaaagaaatattttagtagATGTTGAGCATCCCTTTATTGTCAAAGTTCATTATGCTTTCCAAACAGAAGGAAAATTGTATCTAATTCTAGAttttttgcgaggaggagATTTATTCACCCGTTTAAGCAAGGAG GTTATGTTTACTGAGGAAGACGCAAAGTTTTATTTAGCTGAATTAGCCTTAGCTTTAAACCATCTACATACAGTGGGTATTATTTACCGAGACCTTAAACCAGAAAACATTCTTTTGGATGTTGATGGACATATTGCTCTTACAGACTTTGGTCTTTGCAAACTTCCTCTTGCAGAGGGAGTGACTTACAGTTTTTGTGGAACT GTTGAATATATGGCCCCTGAAATAGTAAATCGCAATGGGCATTCTTATGCAGCAGATTGGTGGTCATTTGGGGTGTTAATGTATGAGATGTTGACGGGTGGTCTGCCTTTCCAAGGTCAGGATAGGAAGCAGACTCTTACCCAAATTCTAAAAGCCAAACTTTCTATGCCTTCCAATCTTAGCCCAGAAGCACAGAGTTTGCTTAGAGCTCTGTTTAAAAGGAATCCTGCAAATCG attGGGAGCAGGTGCAGGCGGAGTTGAAGGCCTAAAACGCCACGAGTTCTTTGCTACAATAGATTTTGAAGCGCTTCTTGCCAAGAAAATTAAACCTCCCTTTCAACCTGCAGTTTGTGGGCCTGAAGACGCATACTTTGATGCAGAATATACGTGTAAAACGCCAAAAGATTCTCCTGGGCTTCCTCTCGGTGCTGAAACATACGAATTATTTAGGGG ATTTAGTTATGTGGCCCCTTGTCTATTAGAAAACGGGACTCTTTATAAAAAGTCAATGGAAACCCCTATGAAATCGTTTGGAACTAATTATGGCAATTTCTTTGAAGATTACATACTTACCGATTTTTTGGGGGCTGGCAGTTACAGCGTCTGTAAATTGGGAGAGCATAAAGCCACGGGTCAGAAGTTTGCGATTAAG ATAATTGATAAATCACTCTGCGATTGCCGGGAAGAAGTGGAAATATTGCATAGGTACGGCAATCATCCAGGGGTGGTAACATTAAAGACTGTTTATGAAGAATCGACGAAAGTGTATTTAGTTTTGCAATTGCTGAAGGGAGGCAATTTGTtggattatttaataaaaaag GGAAGGTTAAGTGAACGTGAATCGGCGGTAATATTGAAAACCTTAGCCACAGCAGTGGCGTATTTACACGAAAACGGAGTGCTGCACAGGGATTTAAAACCCGCCAATATTCTATTGGCTAGCAGCGACGCTCCAGATAGTGTTAAAATCGCCGATATGGGGTTTGCAAAACAG CTTAGAGCTGACAATGGGATGTTGATGACTCCTTGTTATACTAAAAATTTCGTTGCTCCCGAAGTACTGAAACGCCAAG GATACGACGCCGCTTGTGATATTTGGTCCCTAGGTgtgatattttatataatgtTGTGCGGATGGTCGCCCTTTAGCATAGCTCCCGGCGATAGTCCCCAAGTGATCCTTAAGAGAATATATTCCGGAAAACTAGACTCA AATGACCGGTGGAAGTTATTATCCGACGAAGCTAGAACGTTAGTATCCCAAATGTTACATATTGCTCCAGACAGGCGGCCTACGGCTTCTCAATTAGTACAACATCCATGGTTGAACGCTCAAGTTGAGGAATATTATGCTCAAAAG AGCTCAAATCAACTAAAACCTTTGAATACATCAGTAGAAAACAATGCTCACGTAGCAGTGCCGCATTTGAAAGAAACTGTAGAAGCTACTTTTAG AGCAATTGCCACATCTCCAGAGGTCGCTCACCTAGGCCCAGTGGCCATGTCCGAGTTGGCTAGACGCCGATTCAGAGACAAAGCGTTGAGAGCGCAAGCACCTCAGCCAACCTAA
- the S6kII gene encoding ribosomal protein S6 kinase alpha-1 isoform X2, producing MERNILVDVEHPFIVKVHYAFQTEGKLYLILDFLRGGDLFTRLSKEVMFTEEDAKFYLAELALALNHLHTVGIIYRDLKPENILLDVDGHIALTDFGLCKLPLAEGVTYSFCGTVEYMAPEIVNRNGHSYAADWWSFGVLMYEMLTGGLPFQGQDRKQTLTQILKAKLSMPSNLSPEAQSLLRALFKRNPANRLGAGAGGVEGLKRHEFFATIDFEALLAKKIKPPFQPAVCGPEDAYFDAEYTCKTPKDSPGLPLGAETYELFRGFSYVAPCLLENGTLYKKSMETPMKSFGTNYGNFFEDYILTDFLGAGSYSVCKLGEHKATGQKFAIKIIDKSLCDCREEVEILHRYGNHPGVVTLKTVYEESTKVYLVLQLLKGGNLLDYLIKKGRLSERESAVILKTLATAVAYLHENGVLHRDLKPANILLASSDAPDSVKIADMGFAKQLRADNGMLMTPCYTKNFVAPEVLKRQGYDAACDIWSLGVIFYIMLCGWSPFSIAPGDSPQVILKRIYSGKLDSNDRWKLLSDEARTLVSQMLHIAPDRRPTASQLVQHPWLNAQVEEYYAQKSSNQLKPLNTSVENNAHVAVPHLKETVEATFRAIATSPEVAHLGPVAMSELARRRFRDKALRAQAPQPT from the exons AtggaaagaaatattttagtagATGTTGAGCATCCCTTTATTGTCAAAGTTCATTATGCTTTCCAAACAGAAGGAAAATTGTATCTAATTCTAGAttttttgcgaggaggagATTTATTCACCCGTTTAAGCAAGGAG GTTATGTTTACTGAGGAAGACGCAAAGTTTTATTTAGCTGAATTAGCCTTAGCTTTAAACCATCTACATACAGTGGGTATTATTTACCGAGACCTTAAACCAGAAAACATTCTTTTGGATGTTGATGGACATATTGCTCTTACAGACTTTGGTCTTTGCAAACTTCCTCTTGCAGAGGGAGTGACTTACAGTTTTTGTGGAACT GTTGAATATATGGCCCCTGAAATAGTAAATCGCAATGGGCATTCTTATGCAGCAGATTGGTGGTCATTTGGGGTGTTAATGTATGAGATGTTGACGGGTGGTCTGCCTTTCCAAGGTCAGGATAGGAAGCAGACTCTTACCCAAATTCTAAAAGCCAAACTTTCTATGCCTTCCAATCTTAGCCCAGAAGCACAGAGTTTGCTTAGAGCTCTGTTTAAAAGGAATCCTGCAAATCG attGGGAGCAGGTGCAGGCGGAGTTGAAGGCCTAAAACGCCACGAGTTCTTTGCTACAATAGATTTTGAAGCGCTTCTTGCCAAGAAAATTAAACCTCCCTTTCAACCTGCAGTTTGTGGGCCTGAAGACGCATACTTTGATGCAGAATATACGTGTAAAACGCCAAAAGATTCTCCTGGGCTTCCTCTCGGTGCTGAAACATACGAATTATTTAGGGG ATTTAGTTATGTGGCCCCTTGTCTATTAGAAAACGGGACTCTTTATAAAAAGTCAATGGAAACCCCTATGAAATCGTTTGGAACTAATTATGGCAATTTCTTTGAAGATTACATACTTACCGATTTTTTGGGGGCTGGCAGTTACAGCGTCTGTAAATTGGGAGAGCATAAAGCCACGGGTCAGAAGTTTGCGATTAAG ATAATTGATAAATCACTCTGCGATTGCCGGGAAGAAGTGGAAATATTGCATAGGTACGGCAATCATCCAGGGGTGGTAACATTAAAGACTGTTTATGAAGAATCGACGAAAGTGTATTTAGTTTTGCAATTGCTGAAGGGAGGCAATTTGTtggattatttaataaaaaag GGAAGGTTAAGTGAACGTGAATCGGCGGTAATATTGAAAACCTTAGCCACAGCAGTGGCGTATTTACACGAAAACGGAGTGCTGCACAGGGATTTAAAACCCGCCAATATTCTATTGGCTAGCAGCGACGCTCCAGATAGTGTTAAAATCGCCGATATGGGGTTTGCAAAACAG CTTAGAGCTGACAATGGGATGTTGATGACTCCTTGTTATACTAAAAATTTCGTTGCTCCCGAAGTACTGAAACGCCAAG GATACGACGCCGCTTGTGATATTTGGTCCCTAGGTgtgatattttatataatgtTGTGCGGATGGTCGCCCTTTAGCATAGCTCCCGGCGATAGTCCCCAAGTGATCCTTAAGAGAATATATTCCGGAAAACTAGACTCA AATGACCGGTGGAAGTTATTATCCGACGAAGCTAGAACGTTAGTATCCCAAATGTTACATATTGCTCCAGACAGGCGGCCTACGGCTTCTCAATTAGTACAACATCCATGGTTGAACGCTCAAGTTGAGGAATATTATGCTCAAAAG AGCTCAAATCAACTAAAACCTTTGAATACATCAGTAGAAAACAATGCTCACGTAGCAGTGCCGCATTTGAAAGAAACTGTAGAAGCTACTTTTAG AGCAATTGCCACATCTCCAGAGGTCGCTCACCTAGGCCCAGTGGCCATGTCCGAGTTGGCTAGACGCCGATTCAGAGACAAAGCGTTGAGAGCGCAAGCACCTCAGCCAACCTAA
- the LOC136415942 gene encoding uncharacterized protein: MTFKEQVHEYYEFIVPLVLQAGKILTNADEIEIEFKQEKIWDLVTIYDRKVEATLIHKIKEQYPHHKHIGEEETERSNTALKLTDHPTWIIDPIDGTANFVRNMPITCISVGLTINKEQVLGIVYNPYADELFTAIKGEGAYLNGKRIQTSGCKEIQKSVMNYEISIARRNEYFYNLYLYRLKHLIKIIQGFRSLGCGVLGLCYVACGRTDAYQCDGLYPWDAAAGTLIVTEAGGYVTDSSGKEFDLMDPNFLGAATKELSDQYMKVEREADEEQINAVRQKKGFVP; this comes from the exons ATGACTTTTAAAGAACAAGTTCATGAATACTATGAGTTTATAGTTCCGTTGGTGTTGCAGGCTGGAAAA attttaacaAATGCcgatgaaattgaaattgagtttaaacaagaaaaaatatgggaCTTGGTCACAATATACGACAGGAAAGTCGAAGCAACCCTCattcacaaaataaaggaaCAATATCCGCATCACAA GCATATTGGAGAAGAAGAGACTGAAAGGAGTAACACTGCACTTAAACTAACCGATCATCCCACTTGGATCATAGATCCAATTGATGGAACTGCCAATTTTGTGAGAAACATGCCTATAACGTGTATCTCAGTGGGGCTCACCATCAATAAAGAGCAGGTCTTAGGAATTGTTTATAATCCATATGCCGACGAATTGTTTACGGCTATCAAAGGGGAGGGAGCTTATTTGAATGGGAAACGGATTCAGACTAGTGGATGCAAAG AGATACAAAAATCAGTGATGAACTATGAAATTAGTATAGCAAGGAGGAATGagtatttttacaatttatacTTGTACCGACTCAAACACTTAATAAAGATTATTCAAGG ATTCCGCTCATTGGGTTGTGGAGTTTTAGGACTTTGTTATGTAGCTTGCGGAAGAACGGATGCATATCAATGTGACGGATTGTACCCATGGGATGCAGCTGCTGGTACTCTGATAGTAACAGAGGCTGGAGGATATGTTACTGACTCATCAG GAAAGGAATTCGACCTCATGGATCCTAATTTCTTGGGTGCAGCAACAAAAGAACTTTCCGATCAGTACATGAAAGTGGAAAGAGAAGCAGACGAGGAGCAAATTAATGCGGTCAGACAGAAAAAAGGATTTGTGccatga
- the LOC136415807 gene encoding oligoribonuclease: MLRKMVTNFFSLLGKKSNTNQFSVLSRNGVCKYFGSKIIDVEDDRIVWIDLEMTGLNVDQDKIMEIACLITDCNLNIIAESSDIVINQSKETLNGMDKWCTNQHGKTGLTEACLNSKISLEEAEIKILNFLKEHVSPKSSPLAGNSVYMDRFFLIKHMPQLNDYLHYRIVDVSTIKELCKRWNKAAYERIPKKEFTHRALNDIKESVNELKYYQEQFFNIH, from the exons atgctACGTAAAATGGTAACAAATTTCTTTAGCCTCCtaggaaaaaaatccaatacgA atcagTTCAGCGTTCTATCCCGGAACGgtgtttgtaaatattttggttccaaaataattgatgtcgaagatgatAGAATTGTATGGATAGATTTGGAA ATGACAGGACTTAATGTAGATCAAGATAAGATTATGGAAATTGCATGTTTGATCACAGATTGTAATCTAAATATTATTGCTGAAAGCTCTGACATAGTAATTAATCAGTCTAAAGAAACATTAAATGGGATGGATAAATGGTGTACTAACCAGCATGGAAAg ACAGGATTAACTGAAGCTTgtttaaattccaaaatttcactTGAGGAAGCAGAAATTAAAAtccttaactttttaaaagaaCATGTGAGTCCCAAATCGTCTCCATTGGCTGGAAATAGTGTATATATGGAccgattttttcttattaaacaCATGCCCCAACTAAATGATTATTTGCACTACAGAATAGTGGATGTGTCTACAATTAAAGAGCTCTGCAAGAGATGGAATAAGGCTGCATATGAAAGAATTCCAAAGAAGGAATTTACTCACCGTGCTTTGAATGACATAAAGGAGAGTGTTAATGAGCTCAAATACTATCAGGAgcagttttttaatatacattaa